A stretch of the Zeugodacus cucurbitae isolate PBARC_wt_2022May chromosome 6, idZeuCucr1.2, whole genome shotgun sequence genome encodes the following:
- the LOC105221458 gene encoding prenylated Rab acceptor protein 1 isoform X1 — translation MSEADEVKVEISGEMTVPKEQHRPQFDFSSFANVQRIPSPMDVIQLTRKYIRPWSEFINTANFKAAASMPRLTNRFVRNISYFQSNYIFIFVLLMIYCLITSPLLLIVLGAVAYASHKIKKAQMPITIFGQQLGTNQQIMAINFASVPILYLVGAGAALFWTLGASCFVISLHAVFYNIDAIVTEENEGFLSEVV, via the exons ATGTCGGAAGCAGACGAAGTTAAAGTGGAAATTAGTGGCGAGATGACTGTTCCCAAGGAACAACATAGACCACAATTCGATTTCAGCAG TTTTGCGAATGTTCAAAGAATACCAAGTCCAATGGATGTCATACAGTTAACAAGAAAGTATATACGTCCGTGGTCAGAGTTTATTAACACCGCTAATTTCAAAGCTGCAGCGAGTATGCCACGTTTAACGAACCGATTTGTGCGCAATATAAGTTACTTCCAAagcaattatatatttatttttgtattactgATGATATATTGTCT caTCACATCACCGTTACTACTGATTGTTTTGGGTGCTGTGGCATATGCAAGTCATAAAATTAAGAAGGCTCAAATGCCGATCACTATTTTTGGACAACAGCTTGGGACTAATCAACAAATAATGGCTATAAATTTTGCTTCCGTGCCAATTTTATACTTAGTAGGTGCGGGTGCCGCATTGTTTTGGACATTGG gcGCCTCTTGTTTTGTAATATCATTGCATGCTGTATTCTACAATATTGATGCAATTGTAACCGAAGAAAACGAAGGATTTCTCTCAGAAGTTGTGTAA